From the genome of Actinacidiphila yeochonensis CN732, one region includes:
- a CDS encoding carboxymuconolactone decarboxylase family protein: protein MPRIPVHTVDTAPAASGETLRLLEKRFGRVLNIHGGMAHSPVVLETYAAINAAIAEHGTFDGRTREAIALAVGAVDACAYCQSAHTVSAKAAGLSEEETVAIRRGDAGDDPKLDALLQVAREVAGDIGEVSDAVWDKALAEGWTDTELTEVFAHVAANLYTNYFNHYARTDLDVPAAPALDA from the coding sequence ATGCCGCGGATTCCCGTCCACACCGTCGACACCGCGCCCGCAGCCAGCGGGGAGACCCTGCGGCTCCTGGAGAAGCGGTTCGGAAGGGTACTCAACATCCATGGGGGGATGGCCCATTCACCCGTGGTCCTGGAGACCTACGCAGCGATCAACGCGGCCATAGCCGAGCACGGCACCTTCGACGGCCGCACCCGCGAGGCGATCGCCCTGGCCGTCGGCGCGGTCGACGCGTGCGCGTACTGCCAGTCGGCGCACACCGTGTCGGCGAAGGCGGCGGGCCTCAGCGAGGAGGAGACCGTGGCGATCCGCCGCGGCGACGCGGGAGACGACCCGAAGCTGGACGCCCTGCTCCAGGTCGCGCGGGAGGTCGCCGGCGACATCGGTGAGGTCTCCGACGCGGTCTGGGACAAGGCCCTGGCCGAGGGCTGGACGGACACCGAGCTGACGGAGGTGTTCGCCCACGTGGCGGCGAACCTCTACACCAACTACTTCAACCACTACGCCCGTACCGACCTCGACGTCCCGGCCGCCCCCGCCCTGGACGCCTGA